A single genomic interval of Devosia oryziradicis harbors:
- a CDS encoding ATP-binding cassette domain-containing protein, protein MTEELLTLDNITKSYGAVQALRGVSFSIAKGEVIALLGDNGAGKSTLVKIISGGLEASSGSMRFEGRDFRPKSPSEAKAAGIETVYQDLSLCTNVDVVANFFMGRELTRPVMGIKVLDEARMEEQVAKALASAGTRIPSLRTKVEHLSGGQRQAIELNRFVHWGGKLVLLDEPFAALGVEQTKRGLEMIRQVAAQGIGVVIITHIMQQAFQVADRMVVIRQGVVAGDVPTKQTNADAVIGMITGETLAGAGPVAGAGE, encoded by the coding sequence ATGACCGAAGAACTGCTCACGCTCGACAACATCACCAAGAGCTACGGCGCCGTACAGGCCCTGCGGGGCGTTTCGTTTTCCATTGCCAAGGGCGAGGTCATCGCCCTGCTCGGCGACAATGGTGCCGGCAAGTCGACGCTGGTCAAGATCATCTCGGGAGGTCTGGAGGCCAGCTCCGGCAGCATGCGCTTCGAGGGTCGGGACTTCCGTCCCAAATCACCGTCCGAAGCCAAGGCGGCGGGTATCGAGACCGTCTACCAGGACCTGTCGCTCTGCACCAACGTCGATGTTGTCGCCAATTTCTTCATGGGCCGCGAGCTGACCCGCCCGGTCATGGGCATCAAGGTGCTCGACGAGGCGCGCATGGAAGAACAGGTGGCCAAGGCCCTGGCGAGTGCGGGCACGCGTATCCCCTCGCTTCGCACCAAGGTGGAACACCTCTCGGGCGGGCAGCGGCAGGCGATCGAACTCAATCGCTTTGTCCATTGGGGCGGCAAGCTGGTGCTGCTCGACGAGCCCTTCGCGGCGCTGGGGGTGGAGCAGACCAAGCGCGGGCTCGAAATGATCCGCCAGGTGGCAGCACAGGGCATTGGCGTGGTCATCATCACCCACATCATGCAGCAGGCCTTCCAGGTCGCCGACCGGATGGTGGTCATTCGCCAGGGCGTGGTCGCAGGCGACGTGCCGACCAAGCAGACAAACGCGGACGCAGTGATCGGCATGATCACCGGCGAAACCCTGGCCGGTGCCGGACCGGTCGCGGGCGCGGGGGAATAG
- a CDS encoding sugar ABC transporter substrate-binding protein, whose translation MKQLLKHGMVLLAGTAALLHPAYAQDKGMVYYMVPTLLDEFQTGSVSALEMFLEQVGYDLTTLNADNKTDLQQSQMNDVIALAPKAIILAAVDFNALAPSVDAARAAGIPVIEFDRQISSTVSDFTSVAGTVEIGYVAAEQVERLLTEKNGSVKGKVLQVLGDPGDPYTLDIQKGFEERMAAFPEVTIISQPAMMWEASNAGTIVSDQLLANPDIDIVFSHAAHLSVAAVASLEAAGKQPGDVYVMSSNGAPVALQMIRDGWMQVEVEQPLYAQAAAVAMFMDKLVAKEPIEPGEYDVLGLPSVVTDEAWGPTIKIPGAAITPENVDDPSFWGNLKPPAAPVTSVE comes from the coding sequence ATGAAGCAGTTGTTGAAACACGGCATGGTTCTTCTGGCCGGTACGGCCGCCTTGCTGCACCCCGCCTACGCCCAGGACAAGGGCATGGTCTATTACATGGTCCCCACCCTGCTCGATGAGTTCCAGACCGGCTCGGTCAGCGCGCTCGAAATGTTCCTCGAGCAGGTCGGCTATGACCTCACCACGCTCAACGCCGACAACAAGACCGACCTGCAGCAATCGCAGATGAACGACGTCATCGCCTTGGCGCCAAAGGCGATCATCCTTGCCGCCGTCGACTTCAACGCCCTGGCCCCATCGGTCGATGCCGCCCGCGCCGCCGGCATTCCGGTGATCGAGTTCGACCGCCAGATTTCGTCCACCGTCTCGGACTTCACCTCCGTCGCCGGCACGGTCGAGATCGGCTATGTCGCCGCCGAGCAGGTCGAACGCCTGCTCACCGAGAAGAACGGCTCGGTCAAGGGCAAGGTGCTCCAAGTGCTGGGCGACCCCGGCGACCCCTATACCCTGGACATCCAGAAGGGCTTCGAGGAGCGCATGGCGGCCTTCCCGGAAGTCACCATCATCAGCCAGCCCGCGATGATGTGGGAAGCCAGCAATGCCGGCACGATCGTGTCCGACCAGCTTCTGGCCAATCCCGACATCGACATCGTCTTCAGCCATGCCGCCCATCTCTCGGTTGCGGCGGTCGCCTCGCTTGAAGCGGCCGGCAAGCAGCCGGGCGACGTCTATGTCATGAGCTCGAACGGCGCGCCGGTGGCCCTGCAGATGATCCGCGATGGCTGGATGCAGGTCGAAGTCGAACAGCCGCTCTATGCCCAGGCGGCTGCCGTCGCCATGTTCATGGACAAGCTGGTCGCCAAGGAGCCGATCGAACCCGGCGAATATGACGTGCTCGGCCTGCCCTCGGTGGTAACGGACGAAGCCTGGGGACCGACGATCAAGATTCCGGGCGCCGCGATTACGCCCGAGAATGTCGACGACCCGTCCTTTTGGGGCAATCTCAAGCCGCCGGCCGCACCGGTGACGTCGGTCGAGTAA
- a CDS encoding ABC transporter permease, with translation MQPSQRRSLEFVLDNLVWFMLLAVLAIFSATVPNYFQLGIFANIIEQSSVLGVMSIGLALVIIAGHMDLSVESVAALSAMAAGILFASSGIGMGITFTPGWLVVPASLLVGLGVGAVVGALNGFLVIKVKMNAFIVTLSSFIWVRGLVVAASGGRSAQNLADELRWLAIQRFLGIPLTAYIAIACFIGFSFMMAKTRFGRHLIMIGGNEAAAFRAGIKVDKVLMIAFILSGTIAALAGWLLAIRTSGATANLGAGMLFNAFAAVVIGGVSLKGGLGALPGVYAGVLLLSSINTAINLMGLPAHYTQVIHGLLVLAAVLLDTLKQTIRKKLA, from the coding sequence ATGCAGCCCAGCCAACGCCGCAGCCTTGAATTCGTGCTCGACAATCTCGTCTGGTTCATGCTGCTCGCCGTTCTCGCCATCTTCTCGGCGACCGTGCCCAACTATTTCCAGCTCGGCATCTTCGCCAACATCATCGAGCAATCCTCTGTGCTGGGGGTGATGTCGATCGGCCTGGCCCTGGTCATCATTGCCGGGCACATGGACCTGTCGGTGGAGTCGGTGGCAGCGCTTAGCGCCATGGCGGCGGGCATCCTCTTTGCCTCCTCCGGCATTGGCATGGGCATCACGTTTACGCCCGGCTGGCTGGTCGTTCCGGCCTCGCTGCTGGTGGGGCTGGGCGTTGGCGCGGTTGTCGGGGCCCTCAATGGCTTTCTCGTCATCAAGGTCAAGATGAATGCCTTCATCGTGACGCTGTCGAGCTTCATCTGGGTACGCGGGCTCGTCGTTGCGGCATCCGGCGGGCGCTCGGCGCAGAACCTGGCGGATGAGTTGCGCTGGCTCGCCATTCAGCGGTTCCTCGGCATTCCGCTCACCGCCTATATCGCCATTGCCTGTTTCATCGGCTTCTCCTTCATGATGGCCAAGACGCGTTTCGGCCGGCACCTGATCATGATCGGCGGCAACGAGGCGGCAGCCTTTCGTGCCGGCATCAAGGTCGACAAGGTGCTGATGATTGCCTTCATCCTGTCGGGCACCATCGCGGCCCTGGCCGGCTGGCTGCTGGCCATCCGGACTTCCGGCGCAACGGCGAACCTGGGCGCCGGCATGCTGTTCAATGCCTTTGCGGCAGTGGTGATCGGCGGCGTCAGCCTCAAGGGTGGCCTTGGTGCCTTGCCCGGGGTCTATGCGGGCGTGCTCTTGCTCAGTTCGATCAACACCGCGATCAACCTCATGGGCCTGCCGGCGCATTATACCCAGGTCATCCATGGCCTGCTGGTGCTTGCCGCCGTGCTGCTCGATACGCTTAAGCAGACGATCAGAAAGAAACTGGCATGA
- a CDS encoding SDR family NAD(P)-dependent oxidoreductase: MTGRLAGKTAIVVGASRGIGKGTAIRFIEEGANVVLADWEPEAGQATADEIGATFIQTDISKYADAEAAVALAVSKFGRLDIIVQNAGIYPWQLIEDTSSADWDRVMGVNLRGSFHAAKAAFKVMKAQRSGRILFTSSITGPYVTSPGHGHYGATKAGINGFIRSAALEFSSFGITVNGVEPGNIMTEGIQEGRGDAHIASMLAAIPLGRLGSVRDVANAFLFLASDEASYITGTTIVVDGGQLLPEGNDFRLVPTGN, from the coding sequence ATGACCGGACGGCTGGCAGGCAAGACCGCAATCGTCGTCGGCGCGTCGCGCGGCATCGGCAAAGGTACGGCGATCCGCTTCATCGAAGAAGGCGCCAATGTCGTTCTCGCCGACTGGGAGCCTGAAGCCGGTCAGGCGACGGCCGACGAAATCGGCGCCACATTCATCCAAACCGACATATCCAAATATGCGGACGCCGAGGCTGCGGTGGCCCTTGCGGTCTCCAAATTCGGTCGCCTCGATATCATCGTGCAGAATGCCGGCATCTATCCCTGGCAACTGATCGAGGACACGTCGTCCGCCGACTGGGACCGCGTCATGGGGGTCAACCTGCGCGGCAGCTTCCATGCTGCCAAGGCCGCCTTCAAGGTCATGAAAGCGCAGAGGTCGGGCCGCATCCTGTTCACGTCTTCGATCACCGGTCCGTACGTGACCAGCCCGGGTCATGGTCACTATGGGGCCACCAAAGCCGGCATCAACGGCTTCATTCGGTCTGCGGCCTTGGAATTTTCCAGCTTCGGCATCACCGTCAACGGCGTCGAGCCGGGAAACATCATGACCGAGGGTATCCAGGAAGGGCGCGGAGACGCCCACATCGCCTCGATGCTGGCAGCGATTCCCCTCGGGCGGCTGGGCAGCGTGCGCGACGTGGCCAATGCCTTCCTGTTCCTCGCCTCCGACGAGGCAAGCTACATCACCGGCACGACGATCGTCGTGGATGGCGGCCAGCTTCTGCCCGAAGGCAATGATTTCCGTCTCGTCCCCACCGGCAATTGA
- a CDS encoding GNAT family N-acetyltransferase, whose product MNRIIRRLQLSEIQELLNWAATEGWNPGLDDAVAFQAADPNGFIGAFVDDVMVAGISAVAYDAHFGFIGLYICHPRWRGQGHARAVWDAAMAYLGDRTIGLDGVPQQQANYARMGFAGAYRTIRMSGMLTTPDRPLPSVQLEEIGAVDRQCFPARRDEFLRRWVAAPRMCSSRRTDGVLDGYAVSRACQEGHKIGPLFAQSVEAALELLAIRSGPIHIDVPAYQTGWIRELSRLGLERGFETQRMYRGRAPSIRADSVFGVSTLELG is encoded by the coding sequence ATGAACCGAATTATCCGAAGGCTGCAACTGTCAGAGATCCAGGAACTGCTCAATTGGGCGGCCACCGAAGGGTGGAATCCGGGCCTTGATGACGCTGTTGCTTTCCAGGCGGCCGATCCGAACGGCTTCATCGGCGCATTCGTCGACGACGTCATGGTCGCCGGCATATCTGCTGTGGCCTACGATGCACATTTCGGCTTCATCGGGCTCTACATCTGCCATCCGCGCTGGCGGGGACAGGGACACGCCAGGGCGGTATGGGACGCGGCCATGGCCTATCTTGGCGACCGCACCATCGGTCTTGATGGCGTTCCCCAACAGCAGGCCAACTACGCCAGAATGGGTTTTGCCGGTGCCTACCGGACAATTCGCATGAGCGGGATGCTGACCACGCCAGATCGCCCGTTGCCTTCCGTGCAGCTCGAGGAGATTGGTGCGGTCGACCGGCAATGCTTTCCAGCACGCCGGGACGAATTTCTGCGTCGCTGGGTTGCCGCGCCGCGAATGTGCAGCAGCCGCCGAACGGATGGTGTCTTGGATGGCTATGCCGTGTCCAGAGCCTGCCAGGAAGGTCACAAGATCGGTCCGCTGTTTGCACAGAGCGTCGAGGCGGCGCTCGAACTGCTCGCGATCCGCTCGGGGCCCATCCATATCGACGTTCCCGCCTACCAGACCGGCTGGATCAGGGAATTGTCGCGCCTTGGCCTCGAGCGGGGCTTCGAGACGCAAAGGATGTACCGCGGTCGCGCCCCATCCATCCGCGCCGACAGCGTGTTCGGCGTTTCGACCTTGGAGCTGGGCTGA
- a CDS encoding aspartate/glutamate racemase family protein — translation MTRIAVINPNTTPSMTATIAHAARLVAAPTTEIVAVTSSMGPVSIEGYYDEAFALPGLLREIGHAEREGAAAAVIACFDDTGLDAARAMVRMPVVGICEAALATAAFIAKRFTVVTTMERSRVPIEELAQRYGMAGRARIRAADIAVLSLEDPNSGARDRLRSQIVAAIAQDNAEAIVLGCAGMADLAHTLQAEFGMPVIDGVGAAVKQAEALVSLGLKTSKRGAYAAPLAKRYHGALSEFAPA, via the coding sequence ATGACCCGCATCGCCGTCATCAATCCCAATACGACACCGAGCATGACTGCCACCATCGCCCACGCGGCGCGGCTGGTGGCGGCGCCGACCACCGAGATCGTCGCGGTGACATCGAGCATGGGGCCGGTATCCATCGAGGGCTATTACGACGAAGCCTTTGCCCTGCCCGGCCTGCTGCGCGAAATCGGCCATGCGGAACGCGAGGGCGCAGCGGCGGCGGTGATCGCCTGTTTCGATGATACCGGGCTGGACGCCGCCCGGGCCATGGTGCGTATGCCGGTTGTCGGCATCTGCGAGGCCGCCCTTGCGACAGCCGCCTTCATTGCCAAGCGGTTCACCGTCGTCACGACCATGGAACGCTCGCGGGTGCCGATCGAAGAACTGGCGCAGCGCTATGGCATGGCCGGACGCGCCCGCATCCGGGCGGCGGATATTGCCGTACTGTCGCTGGAGGATCCCAATTCCGGCGCCCGTGACCGGCTGCGCAGCCAGATCGTTGCCGCCATCGCCCAGGACAATGCCGAGGCGATTGTCCTCGGCTGTGCCGGCATGGCCGACCTCGCCCACACGCTTCAGGCCGAGTTCGGCATGCCGGTCATCGATGGCGTGGGCGCAGCGGTGAAGCAGGCGGAGGCTTTGGTGTCGCTTGGGCTGAAGACCAGCAAGCGCGGCGCTTATGCCGCCCCACTGGCCAAGCGGTACCACGGTGCGCTATCCGAGTTCGCGCCAGCATGA
- a CDS encoding ABC transporter permease: protein MTEGKRSPGFYILAAFFVVFVLFLYGPLSAVFILSFQGPQGGLTFPLNGVSIRWFQNLFETQAVGNFGASFGRSLALGLMVMAATVLVSLLAGLAFRRRFVGASPLFYLTVASLVVPSIIVSLGIGVLFQQIGVQPNWFSSGFGAHLTWTLPFGVLIMFAVFNRFSPAYEEAARDLGASSWQTFYHVLLPMIAPSLIGVGLFGFSLSYDEFARTLMTSGSSNTLPLEIYGMTTNVTTPVLYALGTVTTVFSFLVILVTLGAILWVNRRRANA, encoded by the coding sequence ATGACCGAGGGAAAACGCAGCCCAGGCTTCTACATCCTGGCCGCCTTCTTCGTGGTCTTTGTCCTGTTTCTCTACGGTCCGCTCTCGGCGGTGTTCATCCTGAGCTTCCAGGGGCCGCAGGGCGGATTGACCTTTCCGCTCAATGGCGTCTCCATCCGCTGGTTCCAGAACCTGTTCGAGACCCAGGCCGTGGGCAATTTCGGCGCCAGCTTTGGCCGCTCGCTTGCGCTGGGACTGATGGTGATGGCGGCGACGGTGCTGGTGTCGCTGCTGGCAGGCCTGGCTTTCCGCCGCCGGTTCGTCGGCGCCTCGCCGCTCTTCTACCTCACCGTGGCCAGCCTGGTCGTACCCTCGATCATCGTCTCGCTCGGCATCGGCGTGCTGTTCCAGCAGATCGGAGTCCAGCCCAACTGGTTCAGTTCCGGCTTCGGTGCGCACCTGACCTGGACATTGCCCTTCGGCGTGCTGATCATGTTCGCGGTGTTCAACCGCTTCTCGCCCGCCTATGAGGAGGCCGCCCGCGATCTGGGCGCCAGTTCATGGCAGACCTTCTACCATGTGCTGCTCCCCATGATCGCCCCCAGCCTGATCGGGGTAGGCCTGTTCGGCTTCTCGCTGAGCTATGACGAATTCGCCCGGACGCTGATGACCTCGGGCAGTTCCAACACACTGCCGCTCGAAATTTACGGCATGACCACCAATGTCACGACGCCCGTTCTCTATGCCCTGGGCACGGTTACGACGGTCTTCTCGTTCCTGGTCATTCTCGTGACGCTAGGCGCCATCCTCTGGGTCAATCGCCGCAGGGCCAATGCATGA
- a CDS encoding ABC transporter permease, giving the protein MNNLIARATPYIQATPLLLVLGFFLAIPILMLLVVSFWDYDFAGMYPDFVTFNYGETLGSWVTWKTYGNTLKFAVIVWAITAFVGFWVAYFLAFHVRSATTQMILFLVCTVPFLTSNIIRMISWIPVLGRNGLINSSLVGAGVIDQPIEWLLYSDFAVILAMVHLYTLFMVTPIFNTMMRIDKSLVEAARDAGARDWQIIWNVILPLSKPGIAIGTIFVVTLVMADFSTVQVMSGGQSASVALMMRNQMSLLQYPAAAANAIVLLALVLLMVAGILRLVDIRKEL; this is encoded by the coding sequence ATGAACAACCTCATCGCCCGCGCCACGCCCTACATCCAGGCCACGCCGCTGCTGCTCGTTCTGGGCTTCTTCCTGGCCATTCCCATCCTGATGCTGCTGGTCGTCAGCTTCTGGGACTACGACTTTGCGGGGATGTATCCCGATTTCGTCACCTTCAACTACGGCGAGACGCTGGGCAGCTGGGTTACCTGGAAGACCTATGGCAACACGCTGAAGTTTGCCGTCATCGTCTGGGCGATCACCGCCTTTGTCGGCTTCTGGGTGGCCTATTTCCTGGCCTTCCACGTCCGCAGCGCCACCACGCAGATGATCCTGTTTCTCGTCTGCACCGTGCCGTTCCTGACGTCCAACATCATTCGCATGATCAGCTGGATCCCGGTGCTCGGCCGTAATGGCCTCATCAATTCGAGCCTGGTGGGTGCCGGCGTGATCGACCAGCCCATTGAATGGCTGCTCTATTCCGATTTCGCGGTGATCCTGGCTATGGTGCATCTCTACACCCTGTTCATGGTGACCCCGATCTTCAACACCATGATGCGCATCGACAAATCGCTGGTCGAGGCGGCGCGCGACGCCGGTGCCAGGGACTGGCAGATCATCTGGAACGTCATCCTGCCGCTGAGCAAGCCGGGCATCGCCATCGGCACCATCTTCGTGGTGACGCTGGTGATGGCCGATTTCTCGACCGTACAGGTGATGAGTGGAGGGCAATCCGCGTCGGTGGCGCTGATGATGCGCAACCAGATGTCGCTGCTGCAGTATCCGGCTGCCGCGGCCAACGCCATTGTCCTCCTGGCACTGGTGCTGCTGATGGTCGCGGGAATTCTCCGACTCGTCGATATCCGCAAGGAGCTTTGA
- a CDS encoding ABC transporter substrate-binding protein: MTETTKKSGISRRNVLKGGVAAAAGAAIGSGAITGFPTIWAQNPITLRQFGTGVSNLNAIAEKCKEDLGITLEMTATDSDAAAQRAVTQPDSYDIADIEYWILKKVFPTGVIQPMDTSKLTYYDKIVPLFKTGKLLPDSVIAQGTAPHTVGFVDSPDSKEFAKGETGWFTMVPTIYNADTLGIRPDLVGREISTWADIMDPAFKGKTAIINVPSIGIMDAAMIMEAMGNITYGDKGNMTTEEIDKTIDFLIKAKQDGQFRAFWKSFDESVNLMSSGEVVIQSMWSPAVAAVRSKGIECKYQPLKEGYRSWGGGLGLAAHLSGAQLDAAYEYINWYTSGWVGGYLNRQGYYSAAMETAKQYMSEDEWGFWIEGKPAQGDIVAPDGTVMEKAGAVRDGGSFEERMGKVACWNSVMDEDRYMVRRWNEFIAA; the protein is encoded by the coding sequence ATGACAGAGACGACCAAGAAATCCGGCATTTCCCGCCGTAATGTACTCAAGGGCGGAGTCGCGGCAGCCGCCGGCGCCGCGATCGGCTCGGGCGCCATCACCGGCTTCCCGACCATCTGGGCCCAGAACCCCATCACCCTGCGCCAGTTCGGTACGGGCGTCAGCAACCTCAACGCCATTGCCGAAAAGTGCAAAGAAGACCTCGGCATTACCCTCGAGATGACGGCCACGGACTCCGACGCCGCCGCCCAGCGCGCGGTCACCCAGCCCGACAGCTACGACATTGCCGATATTGAATACTGGATCCTCAAGAAGGTCTTTCCCACCGGCGTGATCCAGCCCATGGATACGTCCAAGCTCACCTACTACGACAAGATCGTGCCGCTGTTCAAAACCGGCAAGCTCTTGCCAGACAGCGTGATTGCCCAGGGCACCGCGCCGCACACCGTTGGCTTTGTCGACTCGCCCGACAGCAAGGAATTCGCCAAGGGCGAAACCGGCTGGTTCACCATGGTGCCCACCATCTACAACGCCGATACCCTGGGCATTCGCCCCGACCTGGTCGGCCGCGAGATCTCGACCTGGGCCGATATCATGGACCCGGCCTTCAAGGGCAAGACCGCCATCATCAACGTGCCGTCCATCGGCATCATGGATGCTGCCATGATCATGGAAGCCATGGGCAACATCACCTATGGCGACAAGGGCAACATGACCACCGAGGAGATCGACAAGACCATCGATTTCCTGATCAAGGCCAAGCAGGACGGACAATTCCGCGCCTTCTGGAAGAGCTTCGACGAGTCGGTGAACCTGATGAGTTCGGGCGAAGTGGTGATCCAGTCGATGTGGTCGCCCGCCGTCGCCGCCGTGCGCTCCAAGGGCATCGAATGCAAGTACCAGCCGCTCAAGGAAGGCTACCGCTCCTGGGGCGGTGGCCTCGGGCTGGCGGCGCACCTGTCGGGCGCCCAGCTCGACGCGGCCTACGAATACATCAACTGGTACACATCCGGCTGGGTCGGCGGCTACCTCAACCGCCAGGGCTACTATTCCGCCGCCATGGAAACGGCCAAGCAGTACATGTCCGAAGACGAATGGGGCTTCTGGATCGAGGGCAAGCCGGCCCAGGGCGACATCGTTGCGCCGGATGGCACCGTAATGGAAAAGGCCGGCGCCGTACGTGACGGCGGCTCGTTCGAAGAGCGCATGGGCAAGGTCGCCTGCTGGAACTCGGTGATGGACGAAGACCGCTACATGGTCCGCCGCTGGAACGAGTTCATCGCGGCCTAA
- a CDS encoding ABC transporter ATP-binding protein, with product MSKAAEIDIASVSKIYGKTTAVDSISLKIPAGSYCCLLGPSGCGKTSTLRMIAGHESVSVGDIVLGKSVVTHLPPARRGTAMMFQSYALFPHLDLVDNVAFSLKMAGIEKAERRARALDMLKLMQMEAYATRKPAQLSGGQQQRVALARALITDPEALLLDEPLSALDPFLKIRMRAELKKLHKQLGITFVHVTHSQEEAMALADIIVVMSNGRIEQAASPRDVFERPATAFVARFMGDHNVISGKVVGCPDGLVTFDVVGGGTFSASGASRPVGADIDAAIRTDHVRIGESPVKGLGFTGIVSNLEYRGATVKLTIEGAGITEFTAIITDTAFYATPVAVGDAVPLHWDAQDAIILGTPNS from the coding sequence ATGTCAAAAGCTGCCGAAATCGACATCGCATCGGTGTCCAAGATTTATGGCAAGACCACCGCCGTTGATTCCATCAGCTTGAAGATCCCCGCTGGGAGCTATTGCTGCCTGCTTGGACCGTCCGGCTGCGGCAAGACCTCGACGCTGCGCATGATCGCCGGGCACGAAAGCGTGTCCGTGGGCGACATCGTCCTGGGCAAGAGCGTCGTCACGCATCTGCCGCCGGCCAGGCGTGGCACGGCCATGATGTTTCAGTCCTATGCGCTCTTTCCCCATCTCGACCTGGTCGACAACGTGGCCTTCAGCCTCAAGATGGCGGGTATCGAGAAGGCGGAGCGACGGGCGCGGGCGCTCGACATGCTCAAGCTGATGCAGATGGAAGCCTATGCCACGCGCAAGCCCGCGCAACTGTCGGGCGGCCAGCAGCAGCGCGTTGCCCTGGCCCGTGCGCTGATCACGGACCCCGAGGCCCTGCTGCTCGACGAACCCCTGTCGGCGCTCGATCCCTTTCTCAAGATCCGGATGCGCGCCGAGCTCAAGAAGCTCCACAAGCAGTTGGGCATCACCTTCGTGCATGTGACCCATAGCCAGGAAGAGGCCATGGCGCTGGCCGATATCATCGTGGTGATGAGCAATGGCCGCATCGAGCAGGCGGCCAGCCCGCGCGATGTGTTCGAGCGTCCGGCCACGGCTTTCGTCGCGCGCTTCATGGGCGACCACAACGTCATTTCGGGCAAGGTCGTGGGCTGCCCGGACGGGCTGGTCACGTTCGATGTTGTCGGCGGGGGAACCTTCTCGGCCTCGGGCGCTTCGCGGCCGGTCGGTGCCGATATCGATGCCGCCATTCGCACAGACCACGTCCGGATCGGCGAGAGCCCGGTCAAGGGGCTCGGCTTTACCGGGATCGTCTCCAATCTCGAATATCGCGGCGCCACCGTGAAGCTCACCATCGAAGGCGCCGGCATAACCGAATTCACCGCCATCATCACCGATACCGCCTTCTACGCGACCCCGGTCGCGGTCGGCGATGCGGTGCCCCTCCATTGGGATGCCCAGGACGCCATCATCCTGGGCACGCCCAATTCATGA